In Nicotiana tabacum cultivar K326 chromosome 11, ASM71507v2, whole genome shotgun sequence, a single window of DNA contains:
- the LOC107813343 gene encoding NAC domain-containing protein 104-like, with protein sequence MEDERVGLPPGFCFDPTDEELIMYYLKSKVAGLPFYPSINIPHLDFSSSDPSQLNEKALWSKNQWYFFSQVNENRATRKGYWKEGHMNEPIILENFGEKMVGIKKYFGYYNIDEVQTNWIMEEFHLASSNSFKKPSKNENETEWVLCRVHESNNQSQGINWLYRNCDDEVELSALDEVFLSMDDDEEEEISFP encoded by the exons atggaggatgaaagagttggtCTTCCGCCAGGTTTTTGTTTCGATCCAACAGATGAAGAGCTTATTATGTATTATCTCAAAAGTAAAGTTGCTGGCTTACCGTTCTACCCCAGCATCAATATTCCTcatcttgatttttcttcttctgatCCTTCTCAACTCAATG AGAAAGCTTTGTGGAGCAAAAACCAATGGTATTTCTTCAGCCAAGTAAACGAAAATCGAGCTACAAGAAAAGGATATTGGAAGGAAGGACATATGAATGAGCCAATTATACTCGAAAATTTTGGAGAAAAAATGGTAGGAATAAAAAAGTACTTTGGGTACTATAATATTGATGAAGTACAAACTAATTGGATTATGGAAGAATTCCACCTCGCTAGCAGTAATTCCTTCAAGAAGCCTAGCAAAAACGAAAATGAAACG gaATGGGTTTTATGTAGAGTACATGAATCGAACAATCAATCTCAAGGGATAAATTGGCTCTATAGAAATTGTGATGATGAAGTTGAGCTCTCAGCTTTGGATGAAGTCTTTTTATCTatggatgatgatgaagaagaggagATAAGTTTTCCATAA